One Halobaculum sp. CBA1158 DNA segment encodes these proteins:
- a CDS encoding redoxin domain-containing protein: MSRSDTSREPSEPLDVGDPAPDFAATLVTPEGDAEETAFSDLLDKPVLLSFYTVDFSPDCIEEWCAFRDFDWFASGDEVRVVGVSKSGPRIHRQFIDRLNLGFPLYADTDLAVSEAFGVAYRTFGLFRRSRRSCFLVDTDGEIRYRWLGEHWLDPTRDTPPVSEIHEAVREELGDEPETFGF, translated from the coding sequence ATGTCACGGTCGGATACGTCACGCGAACCGAGCGAGCCGCTCGACGTGGGCGACCCCGCACCCGATTTCGCCGCGACGCTCGTCACCCCCGAGGGCGACGCCGAGGAGACCGCGTTCTCGGACCTCCTCGACAAGCCCGTTCTCCTCAGCTTCTACACCGTGGACTTCAGTCCCGACTGCATCGAGGAGTGGTGCGCCTTCCGCGACTTCGACTGGTTCGCCTCCGGCGACGAGGTGCGGGTCGTCGGCGTCTCCAAGTCCGGCCCGCGGATCCACCGGCAGTTCATCGACCGACTGAACCTCGGCTTCCCGCTGTACGCCGACACCGACCTCGCGGTCTCGGAGGCGTTCGGGGTCGCCTACCGGACGTTCGGGCTCTTTCGCCGCTCGCGACGCTCGTGCTTCCTCGTCGACACCGACGGCGAGATCCGGTACCGCTGGCTGGGGGAACACTGGCTCGATCCGACCCGGGACACGCCGCCCGTCTCCGAGATCCACGAGGCCGTCCGGGAGGAGCTGGGCGACGAGCCGGAGACGTTCGGCTTCTGA